A window from Enterococcus mediterraneensis encodes these proteins:
- a CDS encoding ABC transporter ATP-binding protein, giving the protein MKRIKPYTRRSERPTATLKRLFRYMWQDYKLQLLLVVICILFSAFANVRGSLFLQTVIDDYITPILQGNSRDFSGLLTAIIRMGAIYLAGILATWLFNIIMVTVSQGTQKKIRDDLFTHMETLPIRYFDQRTQGDIMSYYTNDIDTLRQMISQSIPNLFAAFVTFIAVFIAMFSVSVPMTLIVLVSVTFMMIMIRIISGKAGSYFGAQQHSLGKLNGYIEEMVHGQKVVKVFNHEQKVITGFDELNEELRRNATSANVHANSLMPIMMNLLNIQYCLIAVVGGLLSVRGAIQLTIGQLASFLQLSRSLNNPIAQISQQINFVIMALAGAERLFQLLDEEPEVDDGKVTLVHVKKEAGDLIESKTRTGTWAWKYPRKDGSVSYTEVTGDVVFESVDFGYNDNQMVLKDINLYAKPGQKVAFVGATGAGKTTITNLINRFYDIQEGKIRYDGIDIKKIQKNSLRRSLGIVLQDTHLFTGTVRENIRYGKLDATDEDVINAAKLANAEDFIANLPDGYDTVITGDGEGLSQGQRQLLAIARAAIADPPVMILDEATSSIDTRTEGIVQRGMDSLMQGRTVFVIAHRLSTIKNSDVIMVLDHGRIIERGDHDSLLAEKGVYYQLYTGALELD; this is encoded by the coding sequence ATGAAGCGAATTAAGCCGTATACTAGACGTTCTGAACGACCAACAGCGACATTAAAACGATTGTTCCGCTATATGTGGCAGGATTATAAATTACAGCTTTTGTTAGTAGTCATCTGTATCTTATTTTCTGCTTTTGCGAATGTTCGCGGTTCATTATTTTTGCAAACTGTCATCGATGACTATATCACGCCGATCCTCCAAGGTAACAGTCGAGATTTCTCTGGATTGCTGACAGCTATTATCCGTATGGGTGCAATCTATCTGGCGGGTATTTTAGCTACATGGCTGTTCAATATTATCATGGTGACAGTCTCTCAAGGAACACAGAAAAAAATCCGTGACGACCTTTTCACTCATATGGAAACACTGCCGATCCGTTATTTTGATCAGCGGACCCAAGGGGATATCATGAGTTATTACACCAATGATATCGATACGTTGCGTCAGATGATCTCTCAAAGTATCCCCAATTTATTTGCCGCTTTTGTCACGTTTATCGCAGTTTTCATCGCTATGTTTTCTGTGAGTGTGCCAATGACGCTGATCGTTCTGGTCTCAGTCACATTCATGATGATCATGATTCGGATCATCTCTGGAAAAGCGGGCAGTTATTTTGGTGCGCAACAGCATTCGTTAGGAAAGCTGAATGGTTATATCGAAGAGATGGTCCACGGGCAAAAAGTAGTCAAAGTTTTTAATCATGAACAAAAAGTTATCACAGGTTTTGATGAATTGAACGAAGAGTTGCGCCGTAATGCTACCAGTGCCAACGTCCATGCAAACTCGTTGATGCCGATCATGATGAATTTATTGAATATCCAATATTGTTTGATTGCTGTGGTAGGAGGATTACTCTCTGTTAGAGGAGCGATCCAGCTGACGATTGGGCAATTGGCTTCTTTCTTACAGCTGAGTCGTTCATTGAACAATCCGATTGCACAGATCTCTCAACAGATCAATTTTGTTATCATGGCGTTAGCCGGCGCGGAACGACTTTTCCAACTATTGGATGAGGAGCCAGAAGTCGATGACGGTAAGGTTACACTGGTTCATGTAAAAAAAGAAGCGGGGGATTTGATCGAATCAAAAACCCGTACAGGCACTTGGGCATGGAAATATCCGAGAAAAGACGGCAGTGTTTCTTACACGGAAGTCACCGGGGACGTGGTATTCGAATCAGTTGATTTCGGATACAACGACAATCAAATGGTCTTGAAAGATATCAATCTATATGCAAAACCTGGTCAAAAAGTTGCATTCGTTGGAGCGACCGGTGCCGGAAAAACCACAATCACCAATCTGATCAATCGCTTTTATGATATTCAAGAAGGAAAGATCCGTTATGACGGGATCGATATCAAAAAGATCCAAAAAAACTCATTGCGTCGTTCATTGGGGATCGTTTTGCAAGATACCCATTTGTTTACCGGAACTGTCAGAGAGAATATCCGTTATGGAAAATTGGATGCTACCGATGAAGATGTGATCAATGCCGCCAAACTTGCCAATGCAGAAGACTTTATTGCGAATCTTCCTGATGGGTACGATACAGTGATCACTGGCGATGGTGAAGGCCTATCTCAAGGCCAGCGCCAATTATTGGCGATTGCTCGGGCAGCCATCGCTGATCCGCCGGTTATGATTTTGGATGAAGCTACCAGCAGTATCGATACCCGGACAGAAGGGATCGTTCAGCGGGGGATGGATTCCTTGATGCAAGGACGTACAGTATTTGTCATTGCCCACCGATTGTCTACCATCAAAAATTCCGATGTCATCATGGTCTTGGATCATGGAAGGATCATTGAGCGTGGGGATCATGACAGTTTATTGGCTGAAAAAGGTGTGTACTATCAATTATATACAGGCGCATTGGAGCTGGATTGA
- a CDS encoding ABC transporter ATP-binding protein, with protein MLKKLVQHVGEYKRPTFYTPLFVAGECALDIIIPLVIAMLIDRGIEKGDQQAILFYGAILLVCALLALVLGTLSGRFAAIASAGFAKNLRGAMFRKIQSYSFSNIDRFSTNSLVTRLTTDVTNVQNAYQMVIRMLIRSPLMLIFSLIMAFSINAELASTFLIVLPILAVGLFIVVRIAHPLFEKVFRIYDKMNNVVQENLQGIRVVKSYVREKHEGEKFENVSAEIFNTFSKAERTVAFNAPLLQFCMYATMLLLSWLGAHLVVDAQMTTGELVSMFTYAMQTLMSLNMLSMIFVMILIARASGERIVEVLDEESDLANNEKALTEISDGAVEFKDVCFSYANDPEKLALKHVSFKAEAGEVIGVIGGTGSSKSTLVQLIPRLYDATSGEVLVGGVNVKDYDLVTLRDNVSMVLQNNVLFSGTIASNLRWGDENASEEEIEKMAKISQADPFIQEFPEKYQTPIAQGGSNVSGGQKQRLTIARALLKKPKILILDDSTSAVDTKTDTLIRQGLKKEIPGTTTFIIAQRISSVSDADKIIVMDKGMIHGIGTHDELLKENAIYQEIYDTQQKGFGSHEAN; from the coding sequence ATGTTAAAAAAATTAGTACAACATGTGGGCGAGTACAAGCGTCCTACTTTTTATACTCCGCTTTTTGTTGCAGGGGAGTGCGCGTTAGATATTATTATTCCATTAGTGATCGCGATGCTGATTGACCGGGGGATTGAAAAAGGCGACCAGCAGGCGATTTTGTTTTATGGCGCGATTTTATTAGTTTGTGCATTGCTTGCTTTAGTTTTGGGAACGTTATCAGGGAGGTTCGCGGCGATCGCTTCGGCGGGGTTTGCGAAAAATCTGCGTGGCGCGATGTTCCGTAAGATCCAAAGCTATTCTTTCAGCAACATCGACCGTTTTTCTACCAACAGTCTGGTGACTCGGTTGACCACAGATGTAACGAATGTTCAGAATGCATATCAAATGGTGATCCGGATGCTGATTCGCAGTCCGTTGATGCTGATTTTTTCATTGATCATGGCATTTTCCATCAATGCTGAGCTGGCATCTACTTTTTTGATTGTTCTGCCGATTTTAGCAGTAGGGCTGTTTATCGTCGTACGGATCGCCCATCCGTTATTTGAAAAGGTTTTTCGGATTTACGATAAAATGAATAACGTTGTCCAAGAAAACCTGCAAGGGATCCGGGTGGTAAAATCCTATGTTCGTGAAAAGCATGAAGGGGAAAAATTCGAAAACGTTTCTGCTGAGATCTTCAATACATTCTCAAAAGCAGAGCGTACAGTAGCCTTCAATGCGCCATTGCTCCAATTTTGTATGTATGCGACGATGCTTTTGCTGTCCTGGCTGGGGGCGCATCTAGTAGTCGATGCACAGATGACTACCGGTGAATTGGTGAGTATGTTTACGTATGCGATGCAGACATTGATGAGTTTAAATATGCTTTCAATGATATTTGTCATGATCTTGATCGCCCGTGCCAGTGGAGAACGGATCGTAGAGGTATTGGATGAAGAAAGCGATCTGGCAAATAATGAAAAAGCATTAACCGAAATCTCTGATGGTGCTGTTGAGTTTAAGGATGTGTGCTTCAGTTATGCCAACGATCCGGAAAAATTGGCATTGAAACATGTTTCCTTCAAAGCCGAAGCCGGAGAAGTCATCGGAGTGATCGGCGGTACCGGGAGTTCGAAATCTACATTGGTACAATTGATCCCACGGCTTTATGATGCTACCAGCGGCGAAGTGCTGGTAGGGGGCGTCAATGTGAAAGACTACGATCTGGTCACTTTACGGGACAATGTTTCGATGGTCTTGCAAAACAACGTCCTGTTTTCGGGAACGATTGCTTCCAATTTACGCTGGGGAGATGAAAACGCCAGCGAAGAAGAAATCGAGAAAATGGCTAAGATCTCTCAAGCTGATCCTTTTATCCAAGAATTTCCTGAAAAATATCAAACACCGATTGCTCAAGGCGGGTCGAACGTATCCGGTGGTCAAAAGCAGCGATTGACGATTGCTCGCGCGCTTTTGAAAAAACCGAAGATCCTGATTTTAGATGATTCAACTTCAGCGGTAGATACCAAAACCGATACATTGATCCGACAAGGCTTGAAAAAAGAGATCCCAGGAACCACAACCTTTATCATCGCCCAAAGGATCTCTTCTGTTTCTGACGCGGATAAAATCATCGTTATGGACAAAGGGATGATCCACGGTATCGGTACCCATGATGAATTATTAAAAGAAAACGCCATCTATCAGGAAATCTATGACACTCAACAGAAAGGATTTGGCAGTCATGAAGCGAATTAA
- a CDS encoding DUF1905 domain-containing protein: protein MSEKQYSFESKIYSSEVGKGGAYVIFPYDVRQEFNKGRVKVHATFDEEPYDGSIVNMGIKNPDGSICYIIGIRKDIRKKIGKDIGDTIQVTIQEKIE from the coding sequence ATGAGTGAAAAACAATACTCTTTTGAATCAAAGATTTATTCTTCCGAAGTGGGCAAAGGCGGCGCCTATGTTATCTTTCCCTATGACGTGCGTCAGGAATTCAATAAAGGCCGCGTAAAAGTCCATGCCACTTTCGATGAAGAACCCTATGACGGCAGTATCGTCAACATGGGCATAAAAAATCCTGACGGCTCCATCTGTTACATCATTGGAATCAGAAAAGATATTCGTAAAAAAATCGGCAAAGATATCGGCGACACCATCCAAGTTACTATCCAAGAGAAGATTGAATAA
- the queG gene encoding tRNA epoxyqueuosine(34) reductase QueG gives MQSLKEKIIAESKRIGIDKIGFASAEPFYELEASLHEQRARGYNSGFEHQVVEERIYPEKTFENPQTIIAIALAYPTKMHQEVPRDEKRGMFARASWGIDYHNILRDRLEKLIEFIKTQAESIEEQENWRFAPQVDTGELVDVAVAQRAGLGFIGRNGLLITEEFGSFVYLGEIVTNIRFEVDEPVPFGCGDCTRCVTACPTKALLGDGRLNAQRCLSYQTQTKGMMPEEYRKKIRNVIYGCDICQLVCPYNQGKDFHFHEEMEPEVDAVYPKLKPMLQLSNKGFKLQFGHLAGSWRGKKPLQRNAIIALANLGDRSALPEILLCAQEDVRPVIRGTAAWAIGRLGNKEPDQWINQLEQLLAKEEDPEAAYEMEQAILQLQNANKKKRRKDDK, from the coding sequence ATGCAATCGTTAAAAGAAAAAATCATTGCAGAAAGCAAGCGCATCGGGATCGATAAAATCGGATTCGCTTCCGCGGAGCCTTTTTATGAATTAGAAGCTTCACTGCATGAACAGCGGGCACGGGGCTATAACTCCGGTTTTGAACATCAAGTAGTAGAAGAAAGAATCTATCCGGAAAAAACGTTTGAAAATCCGCAAACAATCATTGCCATCGCTTTAGCTTATCCAACGAAAATGCATCAGGAAGTCCCGCGGGATGAAAAACGTGGCATGTTTGCAAGAGCTTCTTGGGGGATCGATTATCATAATATTTTACGAGATCGCTTAGAAAAATTGATCGAATTTATCAAAACACAAGCAGAAAGCATCGAAGAACAAGAAAACTGGCGCTTTGCCCCGCAAGTGGATACCGGCGAGTTGGTAGACGTAGCAGTGGCGCAGCGTGCGGGTCTGGGATTTATCGGAAGGAACGGTTTATTGATCACAGAAGAGTTCGGCTCTTTTGTTTATCTAGGTGAGATCGTAACCAACATCCGTTTTGAAGTAGATGAGCCAGTGCCGTTCGGCTGTGGGGACTGTACTCGGTGTGTGACTGCCTGTCCAACAAAAGCATTATTGGGTGACGGACGCTTGAATGCACAGCGCTGTCTATCTTATCAAACACAGACTAAAGGGATGATGCCGGAAGAATACCGGAAGAAGATCCGCAACGTCATTTACGGCTGTGATATTTGTCAGTTGGTTTGTCCTTACAATCAAGGCAAAGATTTCCATTTTCATGAAGAAATGGAACCGGAAGTGGATGCAGTCTATCCAAAACTAAAACCGATGCTTCAATTATCCAATAAAGGTTTCAAACTCCAATTCGGTCATTTGGCTGGGTCTTGGCGAGGGAAAAAACCGCTACAGAGAAACGCGATCATCGCATTAGCCAATCTTGGGGACCGCAGTGCACTGCCGGAAATTTTATTATGCGCCCAAGAAGACGTGCGGCCGGTGATCCGAGGTACGGCAGCATGGGCGATCGGCAGATTAGGAAATAAAGAACCGGATCAGTGGATCAATCAGCTGGAGCAGCTATTGGCAAAAGAAGAAGATCCAGAGGCTGCGTATGAAATGGAACAAGCGATCCTGCAGCTGCAAAATGCCAATAAGAAAAAACGTCGAAAAGATGACAAGTAA
- a CDS encoding PTS sugar transporter subunit IIC, translating into MNDSNQLIDKMLLFANKFSSQRHITAIRDGFVTLIPVTIIASFWVLINNLVLSPANGLLRNIEGAAKWMDLGNQVYNSTLGILALLIAMTIGYKLAVSYGEEGLVGGVVGLISSILVLPAQTTLSDIDGNSVTAGAVLTQTQTSATGMFLAIIAALFSVTLLCKFTKMEQLKIKMPESVPPSIAKSFNVLIPAFLVTLIFALIEVLVVWGAHTDLPALIAKFFQAPLVASFQSIGGLLLYVFLSNLLWAFGLHGTFILGSVGEPIMLTALQQNMDALKAGTEMPNIVTKPFLDAFGWMGGGGMLICLVIAVYIGSKREDYRSITKVGTIPSLFNVSEPMMFGIPVVFNPLLGIPLVIVPLVTTTIAYYATSLGLIAKTSVLIPWTTPPVISGYLATNGDWRASLLQVFLIALGVIIYLPFIKMTNKEKI; encoded by the coding sequence ATGAATGATTCAAATCAACTGATTGATAAAATGCTGCTTTTTGCTAATAAGTTTTCTTCACAGCGCCATATCACAGCAATTCGTGATGGATTTGTAACGCTGATCCCTGTAACGATCATTGCTTCCTTTTGGGTTCTTATTAATAATCTTGTATTGAGTCCAGCAAATGGGCTGCTTAGAAATATTGAGGGAGCAGCTAAATGGATGGATTTGGGAAATCAAGTTTATAATTCCACATTAGGTATTTTAGCATTATTGATCGCTATGACGATTGGTTATAAGCTAGCCGTCAGCTATGGAGAAGAAGGACTAGTTGGAGGAGTAGTGGGATTGATCTCATCGATATTGGTCTTACCTGCTCAAACGACACTAAGTGATATTGATGGGAATTCCGTCACAGCTGGAGCAGTTTTGACACAAACACAAACAAGCGCGACTGGAATGTTCCTTGCTATTATTGCAGCACTTTTTTCTGTAACATTATTATGCAAATTTACAAAGATGGAACAGCTAAAAATAAAAATGCCTGAAAGCGTTCCGCCTTCTATCGCCAAATCATTCAATGTATTGATTCCCGCATTTTTAGTTACGTTGATTTTTGCCCTAATAGAAGTTTTAGTGGTTTGGGGAGCTCATACAGATTTGCCAGCTTTGATCGCGAAATTTTTCCAAGCGCCGTTAGTTGCTTCTTTTCAATCAATCGGCGGATTGTTGCTTTATGTTTTTTTAAGTAATTTATTATGGGCATTTGGCTTACACGGTACATTTATTCTTGGTTCTGTAGGAGAACCGATCATGCTGACAGCTTTACAACAAAACATGGATGCTTTAAAAGCTGGTACAGAAATGCCCAATATCGTAACGAAACCCTTCTTGGATGCTTTTGGCTGGATGGGCGGAGGCGGTATGCTGATTTGTCTAGTAATAGCTGTTTATATTGGTTCAAAACGTGAAGATTATCGCTCGATCACAAAAGTTGGTACGATTCCTTCTTTATTTAATGTAAGTGAACCTATGATGTTCGGTATCCCAGTTGTCTTTAATCCGCTTTTAGGTATTCCATTGGTGATTGTTCCGCTTGTGACGACAACGATTGCTTATTATGCAACCAGCTTGGGCTTGATTGCTAAAACTTCTGTTTTGATTCCATGGACGACACCACCGGTTATTTCAGGATATTTGGCTACTAATGGAGACTGGAGAGCCTCTTTATTACAAGTTTTCTTAATTGCTTTAGGCGTAATTATTTATCTGCCATTTATTAAAATGACGAATAAAGAAAAAATCTAA
- a CDS encoding DUF4127 family protein, translated as MRILYIPLDERPCNAVYPIKAAEVSREVEIISLPIEKMGYKKTAADTTEIWSFIEAEICRSDYLVISAEMLLYGGLLPSRLHHLTHDDLKNYEVNLRTLKKNYPEKKIFLSNLIMRTPRYNSSDEEPDYYENYGERIFRYGWLSDKRDREELTTAEQQESEILKNELPKEIIQDYEFRRKFNVTANLMNIQLVKEGVIDFLSIPQDDSAPYGYTAIDQKKVYGTIQENGLKDKVMVYPGADEVGFTLLARAYNEWKRTKPTIFVQYASTLGPTLVPLYEDRIINESLKAHVMAAGMRLVADESEADFVLAYNVPGKKMQESWDQFMNKDVTYDSYRHLLTFVDQIEQFIRKGKKVGICDSAFANGGDLELLQLLDQKKLAEQLICYKAWNTNCNSLGSTLSALSFAQDEIDSNALKNNLVSNIFEDAFYQAIIRMNITKKKLPSMGLNYFDLKDKDKEVMDQIHTEMLSLSKKYLQYSFAKQNFNIQKLSSPWNRMFEIYCDVIVF; from the coding sequence TTGCGTATACTTTATATTCCTTTGGATGAGCGCCCATGCAATGCTGTTTATCCAATAAAAGCGGCTGAAGTTTCACGAGAGGTTGAAATAATTTCTTTACCGATAGAAAAAATGGGGTATAAAAAAACTGCTGCTGATACAACTGAAATCTGGAGTTTTATTGAAGCAGAGATCTGTCGGTCAGATTATCTAGTGATTTCAGCAGAAATGCTTTTATATGGAGGATTGTTGCCTTCTAGATTGCATCATCTCACTCACGATGACTTAAAAAATTATGAAGTGAATCTTCGAACACTAAAAAAGAATTACCCAGAAAAGAAAATTTTCTTGTCAAATTTGATCATGCGCACGCCAAGATATAACAGTTCAGATGAAGAACCGGATTATTATGAGAACTATGGGGAAAGAATTTTTAGATATGGATGGTTATCAGATAAAAGAGATCGGGAAGAGCTGACCACAGCAGAACAGCAAGAATCAGAAATTTTAAAAAATGAACTTCCAAAAGAGATCATCCAAGATTATGAATTTCGTCGAAAATTTAATGTAACCGCTAATCTAATGAATATTCAACTAGTAAAAGAAGGAGTCATTGATTTCTTGAGTATTCCTCAAGATGACTCAGCTCCTTATGGTTACACTGCGATTGATCAAAAGAAAGTTTATGGAACGATTCAGGAGAATGGCTTAAAAGATAAAGTTATGGTCTATCCTGGTGCAGATGAGGTAGGGTTTACTTTATTAGCGCGTGCTTACAATGAATGGAAAAGAACAAAGCCAACAATTTTTGTCCAGTATGCTTCGACTTTGGGGCCAACATTGGTTCCTCTATATGAAGATCGCATCATCAATGAAAGTTTGAAGGCTCACGTCATGGCTGCCGGTATGCGTTTAGTTGCTGACGAATCAGAGGCAGATTTTGTTCTTGCTTATAACGTTCCCGGTAAAAAAATGCAAGAATCTTGGGATCAATTCATGAATAAAGATGTTACTTATGACAGTTATCGGCATTTGTTGACATTTGTCGATCAAATCGAACAGTTTATTCGTAAAGGAAAAAAAGTCGGGATTTGTGATAGCGCTTTTGCTAATGGCGGGGATTTAGAACTTTTACAACTGCTCGATCAAAAGAAGTTAGCGGAACAACTGATCTGCTATAAAGCTTGGAATACAAACTGTAATTCATTAGGGAGTACTCTTTCTGCTCTGTCTTTTGCACAAGACGAAATAGATAGTAATGCACTTAAAAATAATTTAGTTTCCAATATTTTTGAAGATGCTTTTTATCAGGCTATTATTCGTATGAATATAACGAAAAAGAAACTGCCTAGTATGGGTCTAAACTATTTTGACCTGAAAGACAAAGATAAGGAAGTTATGGATCAAATCCATACAGAAATGCTTTCACTGTCGAAAAAATATTTACAATACAGTTTTGCAAAGCAAAATTTTAACATACAGAAATTATCCTCACCATGGAATCGGATGTTTGAGATTTATTGTGATGTTATTGTTTTTTAG
- a CDS encoding Cof-type HAD-IIB family hydrolase has protein sequence MENKLLICDLDGTLLDAKGKIDNDSLKKIKKFCEDGGHFVICTGRMDSDIRYVEQQLGFQGEFRISQNGAVIKNAQDEAVFNESIPSEYIASLNQAIFGMNLRTEVSTMQNRLFPSPRDPENVAEFVDTSIVIENLPEYVLQHAEELMIYLTFGTASDFALIKERIETNLGKDKVGIVQTSPSSLEVFSEKVSKGNAVSFIMKRLAVSRENVYVAGDAESDVSMFQLTDHAYAVREAASDIIQQAGRYQKTVGHIVDEIYSYAKGMN, from the coding sequence ATGGAAAATAAATTATTGATTTGCGATTTAGATGGTACTTTATTAGATGCCAAGGGAAAGATAGACAATGACAGCTTGAAAAAAATCAAAAAATTCTGTGAAGATGGCGGACATTTTGTGATTTGTACTGGGCGCATGGACAGCGATATTCGATACGTTGAACAGCAGTTGGGTTTCCAAGGAGAATTTCGCATCAGTCAGAATGGAGCAGTCATTAAAAATGCTCAGGATGAAGCAGTTTTTAATGAAAGTATTCCTAGCGAATATATTGCTTCTTTAAATCAAGCTATTTTTGGTATGAATTTGCGTACGGAAGTTTCTACTATGCAAAATCGTCTCTTTCCAAGTCCGAGAGATCCTGAAAACGTTGCTGAATTCGTTGATACTTCAATTGTAATTGAGAATCTTCCTGAATATGTCTTGCAGCACGCTGAAGAACTGATGATTTATCTGACTTTTGGGACAGCTAGCGACTTTGCGTTAATCAAAGAACGAATCGAAACGAATTTGGGGAAAGATAAGGTAGGAATCGTTCAAACAAGTCCATCTTCCTTAGAAGTGTTTTCTGAAAAAGTTTCAAAAGGAAATGCTGTGTCTTTTATCATGAAAAGATTAGCTGTTTCTAGAGAAAATGTCTATGTGGCCGGGGATGCTGAAAGTGATGTTTCCATGTTTCAATTGACTGATCATGCGTATGCGGTCAGAGAAGCAGCCTCTGATATCATCCAACAAGCAGGCCGATATCAGAAAACGGTTGGACACATCGTTGATGAAATCTATTCATATGCGAAAGGAATGAATTAA
- a CDS encoding N-acetylmannosamine-6-phosphate 2-epimerase: MLEKLEGKLIVSCQALENEPLHSPFIMGRMALAAQQGGAAGIRANSVEDIEEIKKVVDLPLIGIIKRDYPDSEVYITATAKEVSELLSTKAEIIALDATKRKRPHNEKIIDLVKQIHDAGRIAMADISTFEEAVTAEEVGFDIISTTMAGYTDYSKKTDTPDFELLQKIIDHCKVPVIMEGHTDQPGQVTKALKLGAFAVVVGSIITRPQLITKRYAEAAKKAQEDETL; the protein is encoded by the coding sequence ATGTTAGAAAAACTAGAAGGAAAGCTTATTGTATCCTGTCAAGCATTGGAAAACGAGCCACTACATAGTCCATTTATCATGGGCAGAATGGCTTTGGCTGCTCAACAAGGTGGAGCTGCAGGTATCAGAGCGAACTCCGTGGAAGATATCGAAGAAATCAAAAAGGTAGTTGACCTGCCGCTGATTGGTATTATCAAACGAGATTATCCAGATTCTGAAGTATATATCACAGCAACAGCAAAAGAAGTTTCCGAACTCTTGTCTACAAAAGCAGAAATCATCGCTTTGGACGCGACAAAAAGAAAACGTCCCCATAATGAAAAAATCATCGATTTAGTAAAACAGATCCATGATGCAGGAAGAATAGCGATGGCAGATATTTCTACTTTTGAAGAAGCGGTCACTGCTGAAGAAGTTGGGTTCGATATTATTTCGACGACGATGGCGGGATATACGGATTATTCTAAAAAAACCGATACTCCGGATTTTGAACTTTTACAAAAAATTATTGATCATTGTAAGGTTCCTGTAATTATGGAAGGACATACAGACCAGCCGGGGCAAGTAACTAAAGCATTGAAATTAGGCGCTTTTGCTGTAGTGGTCGGATCCATTATCACGCGACCTCAACTGATCACGAAACGCTATGCCGAAGCTGCAAAGAAAGCACAGGAGGACGAAACTCTTTGA
- a CDS encoding PTS lactose/cellobiose transporter subunit IIA produces MNEKNLEALMGLIMYGGNAKSDAMEAIQAAKIGNFIEAEQKIADAENSLVKAHHSQTNMLTQEAQGNNMEITLLTVHSQDHLMTAITFTDLAKEIIDLYKKIES; encoded by the coding sequence ATGAATGAAAAAAATCTTGAAGCGCTTATGGGTTTGATCATGTACGGCGGTAACGCGAAAAGCGATGCCATGGAAGCAATTCAAGCCGCAAAAATCGGAAATTTTATCGAAGCAGAGCAAAAAATAGCAGATGCAGAAAATTCGCTGGTAAAAGCCCATCATTCTCAAACCAATATGCTAACGCAAGAAGCACAAGGAAATAACATGGAAATCACTCTACTGACAGTTCATAGTCAAGATCATCTAATGACGGCGATTACTTTTACAGATCTTGCGAAAGAGATCATTGATTTGTATAAAAAAATAGAAAGCTAA
- a CDS encoding HAD family hydrolase, producing the protein MIKTILFDVDGTIIDTEYVMTHSLQKTLREELEKEIPIKELHYILGIPGREAIKKFINTEEEEETLLSKWGENVLLLADNAQVFPHIEETLQTLHVKGIQLGLVTSKTKEEMKNEFDRFNLNLYFDIQITASDTKLHKPFPDPIQKAIDELGIKKEETIYIGDSLYDMQSAKACGIAFGLAKWGAKNIEKFQSVDIIIDSPQEILDLLEK; encoded by the coding sequence ATGATTAAAACGATATTATTTGATGTTGATGGAACGATTATTGATACAGAATATGTTATGACACATTCTCTGCAAAAAACATTGCGTGAAGAATTAGAGAAGGAAATCCCGATTAAAGAATTACATTATATTTTAGGTATTCCCGGAAGAGAAGCCATTAAAAAGTTTATAAATACGGAAGAAGAAGAGGAAACTCTCTTATCAAAATGGGGTGAAAACGTACTTTTATTAGCAGACAATGCTCAAGTTTTTCCGCATATAGAAGAAACATTACAGACATTGCATGTAAAAGGGATTCAATTAGGACTTGTCACATCTAAAACAAAAGAAGAAATGAAAAATGAGTTTGATCGATTTAATTTAAATCTATATTTTGATATACAAATTACAGCTTCAGATACTAAGTTGCATAAACCTTTTCCGGACCCCATACAAAAGGCAATTGATGAATTGGGCATAAAAAAAGAAGAAACGATTTATATTGGTGATTCATTATATGACATGCAAAGTGCGAAAGCTTGTGGGATAGCATTTGGTTTAGCTAAATGGGGAGCCAAAAATATAGAAAAATTTCAAAGTGTAGATATAATTATTGATTCTCCTCAAGAAATACTTGATTTGTTAGAAAAATAG